GTCCACGAAGCCTACGGCGATCGGGTATCCATTATGGTAGATGCCAACAACGCTTATACACTGGCTGATATGGAGCTTCTCAAGAAACTGGATGCCTTCAACTTGCTCATGATTGAGCAGCCACTGGCGTGGGATGATGTGGTGCAGCATGCTGAGGTACAACGTGCATTAAACACGCCAGTCTGCCTGGATGAGTCGATTACCAAAGTGGAACGGGCCTACGATATGGTGCAGCTCAAAAGCGGGAATATCATTAACATCAAACCGGGGCGCGTGGGCGGGCTAGCGTCTGCTGTTGCCATTCATGACTACGCGATGGCAAATGACATCCCTGTATGGTGTGGCGGAATGCTGGAAAGTGGCATTGGGCGCGCGCACAACGTGGCGCTGGCGTCGCTACCCAACTTTACGCTACCGGGCGACATTTCTCCCAGCCGGCGCTACTGGGCGCAAGACATTGTTAAGCCTGAGTGGACAATGGAAGACGGCATGTTAACCGTGCCAAAAGACAAGCCGGGAATCGGGGTAGAAGTAGACCGGGATCGGATAGACGATCTGACTGTACGGGAATTTGTATACCCCGGGTGAGGCTTTTTTCGATAAAATGATCTGGCGCGAATAACGGGCGTGTGGCAGGCGAAAAAAGGGGGGACTTCCTCGCCTATACTTCTACACTGAGGTTAATACACTCATGCTAGACAAACATGCCGGCTGATGTTGCTTCGGCTGCAAACTTTGGTGTCAGTACAAGCTGTGTGTTGTTAATACTACGCAGTCCCTGTTTCATTTTGATAACAGCAAAACTGGCCAGCGCACATGCGCTAAGGGTGATAAATGCACTTTTCTTCATGATAAGGTCCTCCCGTGTGCTTTCTGTACATTGTAGTGAAGTGATGTACATGTACAACTGCATGAATCATGCCGCACCAAAGCAGTGAGAGCGGTACTTCGGTGATTTTACGGGAGCAGCCAAAAATGACATAAAGGTAGAAAGCCCGGCTCCAACGAGCCGGGCTTTCCACATCACCCCAAGGAGGACTACATCACCCATCACCCACAGAAGGTGTGAGATGTAGGCTGAGTAATGTTTCGGCAAACCGCACAGATACTTAAATCCTGGCGTGCGCAAAAAACGATATCAAGCGTCTCTATTGCCTTTTACGCGTGCAACAAAGCGGTCCAGGATGTTTGGCGTAACGCCTGGCGTGTTGCCGCCTTGCTTAAAATTTATGATGGTGTCTGGGTTATCAGGATCCGGGATCAGCTCAAAAGAAAACACATATGCGCCGTCATTATCGAGGTACATGTCTGAGCGGGGAAACCGTAAATCGTTGAGATAGAGGGTGCTGTCAACCTGATCAATCGTGTAAAAGCCCTTGGAAAACCACAGCAAGCGTTCAATGGGCTCTTGCCCCAGATAGGGTAGCAGGCGCTCCTTGTTTTTTGGTACTTGCTTAAATGTAATGTTTCGATCTGGGTCAAACCAGGAGTAGGTCCCTACCCACAGGTTGTCTCCATCATCTGCAACACCATACCACAATATGTTGTTGAGTGGCGAAGGATTGGAGAATAGCTGTTCGTGGGATATACCCCGTTCAACCAGCGCATCTTCAAAGACTTTATGGATGAATACCTTGTTGCAAAGGGTGAAAATCAGATAGAGCGAACTAAGCAGGAGCCCAAGCTGGTTGGCACGCCGGCGCCTTGCTTTGTCTTTACGGCCCAGCCAAAGCGCTGCAATTAATCCGATCACCAGGGGCAAGGTGTAGAGCAAGTCTAT
This is a stretch of genomic DNA from Bacteroidota bacterium. It encodes these proteins:
- the menC gene encoding o-succinylbenzoate synthase; the encoded protein is MLQLKRVVLREIQLPLVEPFTISSGTEYMRRIMLLEAEDKDGHIGWGECVAGVFPNYNAEAIDTAWLGLIDWILPLTVGEAFDGPEDIYPMLQARIRGNEMARASIEMAAWDVWAHRQNASLSRLLGGTRDKVATGISVGIQDSPAVLVEKVGRYIEEGYRKIKVKIKPGYDLPYVSAVHEAYGDRVSIMVDANNAYTLADMELLKKLDAFNLLMIEQPLAWDDVVQHAEVQRALNTPVCLDESITKVERAYDMVQLKSGNIINIKPGRVGGLASAVAIHDYAMANDIPVWCGGMLESGIGRAHNVALASLPNFTLPGDISPSRRYWAQDIVKPEWTMEDGMLTVPKDKPGIGVEVDRDRIDDLTVREFVYPG
- a CDS encoding metal-dependent hydrolase; protein product: MDSLTQIALGAAVGEAVLGKEEGNKAMLWGAIAGTIPDLDILIYPFVTEVQQLAIHRGLSHSILFAVLAPIPMGMLLSKIYKQSSHWTRWGLLLFWSFFTHALLDSFTNYGTQLFYPFSDYPVSFDTIFIIDLLYTLPLVIGLIAALWLGRKDKARRRRANQLGLLLSSLYLIFTLCNKVFIHKVFEDALVERGISHEQLFSNPSPLNNILWYGVADDGDNLWVGTYSWFDPDRNITFKQVPKNKERLLPYLGQEPIERLLWFSKGFYTIDQVDSTLYLNDLRFPRSDMYLDNDGAYVFSFELIPDPDNPDTIINFKQGGNTPGVTPNILDRFVARVKGNRDA